From Streptomyces chrestomyceticus JCM 4735, one genomic window encodes:
- a CDS encoding TerD family protein produces the protein MSVNLSKGQGISLAKSDGGTLTAVRMGLGWRSAPRRGLFGSRTREIDLDASAVLFADKQPMDVVFFQHLISDDGSVRHTGDNVVGGAGQGGDDEAILVDLSRVPVHIDQIVFTVNSFTGQTFAEVQDAFCRLVDETTGQELARYTLTGGGDYTAQIMSKVHRSGNGWQMTAIGEPSDGRTFKDVVPAILPYL, from the coding sequence GTGTCGGTCAACTTGTCCAAGGGGCAGGGCATCAGCCTGGCGAAGTCCGACGGGGGGACGCTGACCGCGGTACGGATGGGGCTGGGCTGGCGTTCGGCGCCCCGGCGCGGCCTGTTCGGATCGCGCACCCGGGAGATCGACCTCGACGCCTCGGCGGTGCTGTTCGCCGACAAGCAGCCGATGGACGTCGTCTTCTTCCAGCATCTGATCAGCGACGACGGGTCGGTACGGCACACCGGCGACAACGTGGTCGGCGGCGCGGGCCAGGGCGGGGACGACGAGGCGATCCTCGTCGACCTGTCGCGGGTGCCGGTGCACATCGACCAGATCGTCTTCACCGTGAACTCCTTCACCGGGCAGACCTTCGCCGAGGTGCAGGACGCGTTCTGCCGCCTGGTCGACGAGACCACCGGCCAGGAACTCGCCCGCTACACCCTCACCGGCGGCGGCGACTACACCGCGCAGATCATGAGCAAGGTGCACCGTTCCGGCAACGGCTGGCAGATGACCGCGATCGGCGAACCGTCCGACGGCCGTACGTTCAAGGACGTCGTCCCGGCGATCCTGCCGTACCTGTAA
- a CDS encoding TerD family protein → MTAELVRGQNHPLDRTRVEIRIAAGGPVVAGVTLADELGGLAGVEAVAHPGAPRRDGVEVPRQAAAEHRIAVDLDALPAAVHRASVLLALPVGIGGPAVFGAAAAPLVAVTGLDGTELASYTLVDLDAETAVVAVELYRRQGAWKVRAVGQGYAGGLAALFQDQGLPQATSAGLAAEIQEAVRSGHARSVPVPAASPGPVASSSPAGAPGPTGSTAASAPAEPPAPVDYRHPKRRTSNPPLPPQPRQATPTTPPPTPTPPTSAPTPAPTPTTPPSGDAQPAAPVAGDAAGRTPEERLYNQVWGMFEDLARTVAAYRSAMDFAQSRLAKELDAVNADPRNRMGAAAEAARAAAHDKHARLAAQAREVLDRDLGQLTAEAEVVEPALPPAFASWSSPVWQGYRPPEEYPTAVRLGDLRLPECPDLRIPMLVRLPMTRGLWIDSGRPETFAGAETADGAFGSSFGLDGLDGLDGLAGGSDGAGPLDEAEVRRRAVDTAVTLAARLLAVHPVGELTVHVIDPAGSATPALAPLLETGALREPPATGAQGVTAVLGELTRRVDLVQMAVRNQAAEALPPDLDTAEQLLIVHDFPHGFDDRAVNQLRYLADEGPSVGVHLLMVADRAEAREYGPVLDPLWRSLLRVTPVPDAHLADPWVGHAWTYEPSRVPDGSRVLRKVLGDLGEARRSQDHSRSREG, encoded by the coding sequence ATGACGGCCGAGCTTGTCCGCGGGCAGAACCACCCACTGGACCGGACGCGTGTGGAGATCAGGATCGCGGCGGGCGGGCCCGTCGTCGCGGGGGTGACGCTCGCCGACGAGCTGGGCGGCCTCGCGGGTGTCGAAGCGGTCGCCCATCCGGGTGCGCCGCGTCGCGACGGCGTGGAGGTGCCCCGGCAGGCCGCCGCCGAGCACCGGATCGCGGTGGACCTGGATGCCCTGCCCGCCGCCGTGCACCGGGCGAGCGTGCTGCTCGCGCTGCCCGTCGGCATCGGCGGCCCGGCGGTCTTCGGCGCGGCGGCGGCACCGCTCGTCGCCGTCACGGGCCTGGACGGTACGGAGCTGGCCAGCTACACGCTCGTCGACCTCGACGCCGAGACCGCCGTCGTGGCGGTGGAGCTGTACCGCAGGCAGGGCGCCTGGAAGGTGCGGGCCGTGGGGCAGGGGTACGCGGGCGGGCTCGCCGCACTGTTCCAGGACCAGGGCCTGCCGCAGGCCACGAGCGCGGGACTGGCCGCGGAGATCCAGGAGGCGGTACGCAGCGGCCACGCGCGTTCGGTACCGGTCCCCGCCGCGTCGCCCGGCCCAGTCGCGTCGTCCAGCCCTGCCGGGGCGCCTGGCCCCACCGGCTCCACCGCAGCGTCCGCCCCCGCCGAGCCGCCCGCCCCCGTCGACTACCGGCACCCCAAACGCCGTACCTCGAACCCGCCCCTGCCCCCGCAACCGCGCCAGGCCACCCCCACGACCCCACCGCCCACACCTACCCCACCCACATCCGCTCCCACACCCGCCCCCACACCCACCACGCCCCCCTCAGGCGACGCACAGCCCGCCGCCCCGGTAGCCGGTGACGCCGCCGGCCGTACTCCGGAAGAGCGGCTCTACAACCAGGTCTGGGGCATGTTCGAGGACCTGGCGCGGACGGTCGCCGCCTACCGCAGCGCCATGGACTTCGCCCAGTCCCGCCTGGCGAAGGAACTGGACGCCGTCAACGCCGACCCCCGCAACCGCATGGGAGCGGCCGCCGAAGCGGCGCGTGCCGCCGCACACGACAAGCACGCCCGTCTCGCGGCCCAGGCCCGCGAGGTGCTCGACCGCGACCTCGGCCAGCTCACCGCCGAGGCCGAGGTCGTCGAGCCCGCCCTGCCCCCGGCCTTCGCCTCCTGGAGCAGCCCTGTCTGGCAGGGCTACCGGCCGCCGGAGGAGTACCCGACGGCGGTGCGGCTCGGTGACCTGCGCCTGCCGGAGTGCCCTGACCTGCGTATCCCCATGCTCGTACGGCTGCCGATGACCCGCGGCCTGTGGATCGACAGCGGGCGGCCGGAGACGTTCGCCGGCGCGGAGACGGCCGACGGCGCGTTCGGGAGCAGCTTCGGCCTCGACGGTCTTGACGGACTCGACGGCCTGGCCGGGGGCTCGGACGGGGCCGGGCCGCTCGACGAGGCCGAGGTGCGGCGCCGGGCGGTCGACACGGCCGTCACGCTCGCCGCCCGCCTGCTGGCCGTCCATCCGGTCGGCGAACTCACCGTCCACGTCATCGACCCCGCCGGCTCGGCGACGCCCGCTCTGGCCCCGCTGCTGGAGACGGGCGCGCTCCGCGAACCCCCGGCCACCGGCGCGCAGGGGGTGACCGCGGTGCTCGGCGAACTGACCCGGCGCGTGGACCTCGTCCAGATGGCGGTCCGCAACCAGGCGGCGGAAGCCCTGCCGCCGGACCTGGACACCGCCGAGCAACTGCTGATCGTCCACGACTTCCCGCACGGTTTCGACGACCGCGCCGTCAACCAGCTCCGCTATCTGGCGGACGAGGGCCCGTCGGTCGGCGTGCACCTGCTGATGGTCGCCGACCGGGCCGAGGCCCGGGAGTACGGGCCGGTACTGGACCCGCTGTGGCGTTCCCTGCTGCGCGTGACGCCGGTGCCGGACGCCCACCTCGCCGACCCCTGGGTCGGGCACGCCTGGACGTACGAACCGTCGCGCGTGCCGGACGGCAGCCGGGTGCTGCGCAAGGTTCTGGGCGACCTGGGGGAGGCCCGCCGCTCGCAGGACCACAGCCGGTCCCGCGAAGGCTGA
- the uvrB gene encoding excinuclease ABC subunit UvrB yields the protein MRPVSKIERTVAPFEVVSPYQPSGDQPAAIAELAQRVSGGEKDIVLLGATGTGKSATTAWMIEKLQRPTLVMAPNKTLAAQLANEFRELLPNNAVEYFVSYYDYYQPEAYVPQSDTYIEKDSSINEEVERLRHSATNSLLTRRDVVVVASVSCIYGLGTPQEYVDRMVPLKVGDEIDRDQLLRRFVDIQYTRNDMAFTRGTFRVRGDTIEIFPVYEELAVRIEMFGDEIEALSTLHPLTGEVISEDEHLYVFPASHYVAGPERMEKAIAGIEAELAESLATMEKQGKHLEAQRLRMRTTYDIEMMRQVGSCSGIENYSMHMDDRAPGTAPNTLLDYFPDDFLLVIDESHVTVPQIGAMYEGDASRKRTLVEHGFRLPSALDNRPLKWEEFLERVGQTVYLSATPGSYELSRSDGYVEQIIRPTGLVDPEVIVKSTEGQIDDLVHEIRTRTEKDERVLVTTLTKKMAEDLTDYFVELGIQVRYLHSDVDTLRRVELLRELRAGEYDVLVGINLLREGLDLPEVSLVAILDADKEGFLRSGTSLIQTIGRAARNVSGQVHMYADKITPAMRRAIDETNRRREKQLAYNKEKGIDPQPLRKKIGDIVATLAREEIDTQELLGTGYRKGAEGKDAKGKAPVPALGGKAAKGKAAKGGTPTDRPAAELAELIEEMTDRMRAAAAELQFEVAARLRDEVGELKKELRQMKEAGLR from the coding sequence ATGCGGCCCGTATCCAAGATCGAACGCACGGTGGCACCTTTCGAGGTCGTCAGCCCCTATCAGCCCAGCGGCGACCAGCCGGCGGCCATCGCCGAGCTGGCGCAGCGCGTCAGCGGTGGTGAGAAGGACATCGTCCTGCTCGGCGCGACCGGTACCGGCAAGTCGGCGACCACCGCGTGGATGATCGAGAAGCTGCAGCGGCCCACCCTCGTCATGGCGCCCAACAAGACCCTCGCGGCACAGCTCGCCAACGAGTTCCGCGAGCTGCTGCCCAACAACGCCGTCGAGTACTTCGTCTCGTACTACGACTACTACCAGCCCGAGGCGTACGTCCCGCAGTCGGACACCTACATCGAGAAGGACTCCTCGATCAACGAGGAGGTCGAGCGGCTGCGCCACTCCGCGACGAACTCCCTGCTCACGCGGCGTGACGTGGTCGTGGTCGCCTCGGTCTCCTGCATCTACGGCCTGGGCACGCCCCAGGAGTACGTGGACCGCATGGTGCCGCTCAAGGTCGGTGACGAGATCGACCGCGACCAGTTGCTGCGCCGCTTCGTCGACATCCAGTACACCCGTAACGACATGGCCTTCACCCGCGGCACGTTCCGCGTCCGCGGCGACACCATCGAGATCTTCCCGGTCTACGAGGAACTGGCCGTCCGCATCGAGATGTTCGGCGACGAGATCGAGGCGCTGTCCACGCTCCACCCGCTGACCGGCGAGGTCATCAGCGAGGACGAGCACCTGTACGTCTTCCCCGCCAGCCACTACGTCGCGGGCCCCGAGCGCATGGAGAAGGCCATCGCCGGGATCGAGGCGGAGCTGGCCGAGAGCCTCGCCACGATGGAGAAGCAGGGCAAGCACCTGGAGGCCCAGCGGCTGCGGATGCGGACGACCTACGACATCGAGATGATGCGCCAGGTCGGCTCCTGCTCCGGCATCGAGAACTACTCGATGCACATGGACGACCGCGCCCCCGGCACCGCGCCGAACACCCTCCTGGACTACTTCCCGGACGACTTCCTCCTGGTCATCGACGAGTCGCATGTCACCGTGCCGCAGATCGGCGCGATGTACGAGGGCGACGCCTCCCGCAAGCGCACCCTGGTCGAGCACGGCTTCCGGCTGCCGTCCGCCCTCGACAACCGGCCGCTGAAGTGGGAGGAGTTCCTGGAGCGCGTCGGCCAGACCGTCTACCTGTCGGCGACCCCGGGCTCGTACGAGCTCTCGCGCTCCGACGGCTATGTGGAACAGATCATCCGCCCGACCGGCCTGGTCGACCCCGAGGTGATCGTCAAGTCCACCGAGGGCCAGATCGACGACCTGGTGCACGAGATCCGTACGCGTACGGAGAAGGACGAGCGGGTCCTGGTCACCACCCTCACCAAGAAGATGGCCGAGGACCTCACCGACTACTTCGTCGAACTGGGCATCCAGGTCCGCTACCTGCACAGCGACGTGGACACCCTGCGGCGCGTGGAACTGCTGCGGGAGCTGCGGGCCGGCGAGTACGACGTCCTGGTGGGCATCAACCTGCTGCGGGAGGGCCTCGACCTGCCCGAGGTGTCGCTCGTGGCGATCCTGGACGCCGACAAGGAGGGCTTCCTCCGTTCGGGCACGTCCCTGATCCAGACCATCGGCCGGGCCGCCCGTAACGTCTCCGGCCAGGTCCACATGTACGCGGACAAGATCACCCCGGCGATGCGGAGGGCCATCGACGAGACCAACCGCCGCCGGGAGAAGCAGCTCGCGTACAACAAGGAGAAGGGCATCGACCCGCAGCCCCTCCGCAAGAAGATCGGCGACATCGTCGCGACCCTCGCACGCGAGGAGATCGACACCCAGGAGCTGCTGGGCACCGGCTACCGCAAGGGGGCCGAGGGCAAGGACGCCAAGGGCAAGGCACCGGTGCCCGCGCTGGGCGGCAAGGCGGCCAAGGGCAAGGCCGCGAAGGGCGGCACACCCACCGACCGGCCCGCCGCGGAACTGGCCGAACTCATCGAGGAGATGACCGACCGGATGCGGGCCGCCGCTGCCGAGCTGCAGTTCGAGGTGGCCGCCCGGCTGCGCGACGAGGTGGGCGAACTGAAGAAGGAACTGCGGCAGATGAAGGAGGCGGGGCTGCGCTGA
- a CDS encoding methylated-DNA--[protein]-cysteine S-methyltransferase: MNAERDQRADWAWRVLDTPIGPLLLAATREGLALVGFHADERTTHRTLSRLRLAFGREPVPEIPHLAAAADELTRYFDGGLHTFTVPLDWSLSSGTSGSSGSPGFNERVLRALAADVAYGTVVGYQDLADRVGEPGAARAVGAAMGSNPLPVVVPCHRVVASDGGIGGFGGGLETKRRLLALEGVLPQPLF; encoded by the coding sequence ATGAACGCAGAGCGTGATCAGCGGGCCGATTGGGCCTGGCGCGTGCTGGACACCCCCATCGGACCGTTGCTGCTCGCGGCGACCCGCGAAGGACTCGCGCTGGTCGGCTTCCACGCCGACGAGCGCACCACCCACCGGACGCTGAGCCGTCTCCGGCTGGCCTTCGGCCGGGAACCGGTCCCGGAGATACCCCACCTGGCCGCGGCGGCCGACGAGCTGACCCGGTATTTCGACGGCGGTCTGCACACCTTTACCGTCCCCCTGGACTGGTCCCTGTCCTCGGGGACCTCCGGGTCCTCGGGGTCTCCGGGCTTCAACGAGCGGGTACTGCGTGCGCTGGCCGCCGACGTCGCGTACGGCACGGTGGTCGGTTACCAGGATCTCGCCGACCGGGTCGGTGAGCCGGGCGCCGCCCGTGCGGTGGGAGCGGCCATGGGCTCCAACCCGCTGCCGGTCGTCGTGCCCTGCCACCGGGTGGTGGCCAGCGACGGCGGTATCGGGGGATTCGGCGGTGGCCTGGAGACCAAACGCCGGCTGCTGGCCCTGGAGGGCGTCCTCCCGCAGCCTCTCTTCTGA
- a CDS encoding lamin tail domain-containing protein: MRHHTKAAAAAALAIATAVGGLATAAPASAAGSVHLTKIYYNSPGSDNGSNASLNAEYVQIKNSTSRAVSLKGWKLTDASRHTYTFGTYSLGAGKTVTVHTGKGRDTAAHRYQNRRAYVWNNTKDTATLKKPSGARVDSCSYNNARRAFVNC, from the coding sequence ATGCGTCATCACACCAAGGCGGCCGCCGCGGCCGCACTCGCGATAGCCACGGCGGTCGGCGGACTCGCCACGGCGGCACCGGCGTCCGCCGCCGGCTCCGTACACCTGACGAAGATCTACTACAACAGCCCCGGCAGCGACAACGGCTCCAACGCCAGCCTCAACGCCGAGTATGTGCAGATCAAGAACTCCACCTCGCGCGCCGTCAGCCTCAAGGGCTGGAAGCTGACCGACGCCTCCCGGCACACGTACACCTTCGGTACGTACAGCCTGGGCGCGGGGAAGACCGTGACGGTGCACACCGGCAAGGGGCGCGACACGGCGGCCCACCGCTACCAGAACCGCCGTGCCTACGTGTGGAACAACACCAAGGACACGGCGACCCTCAAGAAGCCGTCCGGCGCGCGCGTCGACAGTTGCAGCTACAACAACGCACGCCGCGCCTTCGTGAACTGCTGA
- a CDS encoding TerC family protein, whose amino-acid sequence MDVSLTLWVLTIVGLCALITADFFIGGRKPHEVSLKEAGIWTAVWIALAALFGLGLLVFGGGQPAGEFFAGFITEKSLSVDNLFVFVLIMAKFAVPTIYQQRVLMVGVLIALVLRAGFIGAGAAIIANFSWVFYIFGAFLIWTAWKLIKEARAEEQDEEFEENRFLKMVEKRFPSTDKYHGTKLFVVENGRRLMTPMLIVMLAIGTTDVLFALDSIPAIFGLTQDPYIVFTANAFALMGLRQLYFLIGGLLKKLVHLSYGLSIILGFIGVKLVLHALHESGVSVPEISIPVSLGVICAVLVVTTITSLRASKKQARAEAAAAGTKEDAKGAKDAKDAVDV is encoded by the coding sequence GTGGACGTTTCCCTGACCCTGTGGGTGCTGACCATCGTCGGTCTGTGCGCCCTGATCACCGCCGATTTCTTCATCGGCGGCCGAAAACCGCACGAGGTCTCCCTCAAGGAGGCCGGCATCTGGACCGCCGTGTGGATCGCCCTCGCCGCGCTCTTCGGCCTCGGGCTGCTCGTCTTCGGCGGCGGACAGCCGGCCGGCGAGTTCTTCGCGGGCTTCATCACCGAGAAGTCGCTGAGCGTCGACAACCTCTTCGTCTTCGTGCTGATCATGGCGAAGTTCGCGGTGCCGACGATCTACCAGCAGCGGGTGCTGATGGTCGGTGTGCTGATAGCGCTCGTGCTGCGCGCCGGGTTCATCGGCGCGGGCGCCGCGATCATCGCCAACTTCTCGTGGGTCTTCTACATCTTCGGCGCGTTCCTCATCTGGACGGCCTGGAAGCTCATCAAGGAGGCCAGGGCGGAGGAGCAGGACGAGGAGTTCGAGGAGAACCGCTTCCTGAAGATGGTCGAGAAGCGGTTCCCGTCGACCGACAAGTACCACGGCACCAAGCTGTTCGTCGTCGAGAACGGCAGGCGCCTGATGACGCCGATGCTGATCGTCATGCTGGCGATCGGCACCACCGACGTGCTGTTCGCGCTGGACTCGATCCCGGCGATCTTCGGCCTCACCCAGGACCCGTACATCGTCTTCACCGCCAACGCCTTCGCCCTGATGGGTCTGCGGCAGTTGTACTTCCTCATCGGCGGTCTGCTGAAGAAGCTGGTGCACCTCTCCTACGGCCTGTCGATCATCCTCGGCTTCATCGGTGTGAAGCTGGTGCTGCACGCCCTGCACGAGTCGGGGGTGAGCGTCCCGGAGATCAGCATCCCGGTCTCGCTCGGCGTGATCTGCGCCGTCCTCGTGGTCACGACGATCACGAGTCTGCGGGCCTCGAAGAAGCAGGCCCGTGCGGAGGCGGCGGCCGCCGGGACGAAGGAAGATGCCAAGGGCGCCAAAGATGCCAAAGACGCCGTGGACGTCTGA
- a CDS encoding glycerophosphodiester phosphodiesterase, with translation MRIRPVAAVAGALVGLAASLLPAGGAQAADGHRGVQIVAHRGASAYAPENTLAAVDAAAGLGVTWVENDVQRTKDGELVVVHDTSLARTTDAEQVFPDRAPWNVADFTLAEIEKLDAGSWFGPKFAGERVPTLEDYMDAVEDNGQKLLLEIKAPELYPGIERQVLKELREDGWLDRHHVKHRLIVQSFDAGSVKKVHSLRSDVKTGFLGTPAVAELPKYAAFADQINPQYKSIDAGYVASVHKVKGPHGRPLEVFTWTVDTAADAVKAAGRGVNGIISNKPDVVRDALEGEGR, from the coding sequence ATGCGTATCCGTCCCGTCGCCGCTGTCGCCGGTGCGCTCGTGGGCCTGGCCGCGTCCCTGCTTCCCGCCGGCGGCGCGCAGGCCGCCGACGGGCACCGCGGGGTGCAGATCGTCGCCCACCGGGGCGCCTCCGCCTACGCGCCCGAGAACACCCTGGCCGCCGTCGACGCGGCCGCCGGCCTCGGGGTCACCTGGGTGGAGAACGACGTCCAGCGCACCAAGGACGGCGAGCTGGTCGTCGTGCACGACACGTCGCTCGCCCGGACGACCGACGCCGAGCAGGTCTTCCCGGACCGCGCGCCCTGGAACGTCGCCGACTTCACGCTCGCGGAGATCGAGAAGCTGGACGCCGGCAGTTGGTTCGGCCCGAAGTTCGCCGGCGAGCGGGTGCCGACGCTGGAGGACTATATGGACGCGGTAGAGGACAACGGCCAGAAGCTGCTGCTGGAGATCAAAGCACCCGAGCTCTACCCCGGCATCGAGCGGCAGGTCCTCAAGGAGCTGCGCGAGGACGGCTGGCTGGACCGCCACCACGTCAAGCACCGGCTGATCGTGCAGAGCTTCGACGCCGGCTCGGTCAAGAAGGTCCACAGCCTGCGCTCCGACGTCAAGACGGGCTTCCTCGGCACGCCCGCCGTCGCCGAGCTGCCCAAGTACGCGGCCTTCGCCGACCAGATCAACCCGCAGTACAAGTCCATCGACGCCGGTTACGTCGCGTCCGTGCACAAGGTCAAGGGACCGCACGGCCGGCCGCTGGAGGTCTTCACCTGGACCGTCGACACCGCCGCCGACGCGGTCAAGGCCGCCGGACGGGGCGTGAACGGCATCATCAGCAACAAGCCGGACGTCGTCCGCGACGCTTTGGAGGGCGAGGGCCGCTAG
- a CDS encoding MBL fold metallo-hydrolase, with amino-acid sequence MSYTGAVKVGGPADVHELADLMISKVAVGPMDNNAYLLRCRATDEQLLIDAAAEPATLLNLIGDSGIASVVTTHRHGDHWGALREVVDATGARTYAGRYDAEGIPVPTDVPVEDGDTITVGEVRLTARHLVGHTPGSIALIYDDPHGHPHVFTGDCLFPGGVGNTWNDPEQFASLLDDVSAKLFDQLPDETWVYPGHGSDTTLGAERPHLAEWRARGW; translated from the coding sequence ATGAGTTACACGGGAGCAGTGAAGGTCGGCGGACCGGCCGACGTGCACGAGCTGGCCGACCTGATGATCTCCAAGGTCGCGGTCGGCCCCATGGACAACAACGCCTACCTGCTGCGCTGCCGGGCGACGGACGAGCAGTTGCTCATCGACGCCGCCGCCGAGCCGGCCACCCTGCTCAACCTGATCGGCGACAGCGGCATCGCCTCCGTGGTGACCACCCATCGGCACGGCGACCACTGGGGCGCGCTGCGCGAGGTCGTGGACGCGACGGGCGCCCGTACGTACGCGGGCCGGTACGACGCCGAAGGCATCCCCGTACCGACCGACGTGCCCGTCGAGGACGGTGACACCATCACCGTCGGCGAGGTCCGGCTGACCGCCCGCCACCTGGTCGGCCACACGCCGGGCAGCATCGCGCTGATCTACGACGACCCGCACGGGCACCCGCACGTCTTCACCGGCGACTGCCTCTTCCCGGGCGGCGTCGGCAACACCTGGAACGACCCGGAGCAGTTCGCCAGCCTCCTCGACGACGTCTCGGCCAAGCTCTTCGACCAGCTTCCCGACGAGACGTGGGTCTACCCGGGGCACGGCTCGGACACCACGCTGGGCGCGGAGCGCCCGCACCTCGCCGAGTGGCGCGCACGCGGCTGGTGA
- a CDS encoding DUF1697 domain-containing protein yields MSRQVALLRGINVGGNKKFPMARQRELFASLGHTDVTVLLQTGNIVFADPGTPPAETARRIEARIADELGFPVPVLVRTRDELAATVAANPFPQAEAEPKTLHVTFLSDIPADVAPLAALDSDAYAPDRLRLIGRDLYLWCPDGVGRSKLADAVSRARLGVTATARNWNTVTKLLSLADA; encoded by the coding sequence ATGTCCCGCCAGGTAGCCCTGCTCCGCGGCATCAACGTCGGGGGCAACAAGAAGTTCCCCATGGCACGGCAGCGCGAGCTGTTCGCGTCACTGGGCCACACCGACGTCACGGTGCTCCTGCAGACCGGCAACATCGTCTTCGCCGACCCGGGCACGCCCCCCGCGGAGACCGCGCGCCGCATCGAGGCGCGGATCGCCGACGAGCTGGGCTTCCCCGTTCCGGTGCTGGTCCGTACGCGTGACGAGCTGGCCGCCACCGTCGCGGCCAATCCCTTCCCGCAGGCGGAGGCGGAGCCGAAGACCCTGCATGTGACGTTTCTGTCCGACATTCCCGCCGACGTGGCCCCGCTGGCGGCGCTGGATTCCGACGCCTACGCCCCGGACCGGCTGCGGCTGATCGGCCGCGACCTGTACCTGTGGTGCCCGGACGGAGTCGGCCGCTCCAAGCTCGCCGATGCCGTGTCCCGCGCCCGGCTCGGCGTGACGGCCACGGCCCGCAACTGGAACACGGTGACCAAGCTGCTGTCCCTGGCCGACGCCTGA
- a CDS encoding maleylpyruvate isomerase family mycothiol-dependent enzyme translates to MTDNVPDSTPGFAQDTASVREATDRLLVDVGKLDDEAIGEPSLLPDWTRGHLLAHVARNADALVNLLTWARTGIRTPMYASAEARNADIAEGADRPLAVHLDDLRSSAERFDAAAAALPPARRQYELEMRNGVLERAARLPFRRLTEVELHRIDLGVGYGIEQLPTAFVDAALAFLTGKKFAGHVDVPAVELRTPDGRRWRTGRTEHTGRVTEDTGGVPYLVVSGSPTELVGWLTGRAKGTGLDTRGGPLPALPPL, encoded by the coding sequence ATGACCGACAACGTGCCCGACTCCACACCGGGTTTCGCACAGGACACCGCCTCCGTCCGTGAGGCGACCGACCGACTGCTCGTCGACGTGGGCAAGTTGGACGACGAGGCGATCGGAGAACCGTCACTGCTGCCCGACTGGACCCGTGGCCATCTGCTCGCCCATGTAGCACGCAACGCCGACGCCCTCGTCAACCTGCTGACCTGGGCCCGTACCGGCATCCGTACCCCGATGTACGCGAGTGCCGAGGCCCGCAACGCCGACATCGCCGAAGGCGCCGACCGGCCGCTCGCCGTGCACCTGGACGACCTGCGGTCCAGCGCCGAGCGCTTCGACGCGGCAGCGGCGGCGCTGCCGCCCGCCCGCCGGCAGTACGAGCTGGAGATGCGCAACGGCGTCCTGGAACGCGCCGCCCGGCTGCCGTTCCGCCGGCTGACCGAGGTCGAGCTGCACCGGATCGACCTCGGGGTCGGTTACGGCATCGAGCAGTTGCCGACGGCCTTCGTCGACGCGGCACTGGCCTTTCTGACGGGGAAGAAGTTCGCGGGGCACGTCGACGTACCGGCCGTGGAACTGCGGACCCCCGACGGGCGGCGCTGGCGGACCGGCCGTACGGAGCACACGGGCAGGGTCACCGAGGACACCGGGGGCGTCCCGTATCTGGTGGTGTCCGGGTCGCCCACCGAACTGGTCGGCTGGCTCACCGGCCGGGCCAAAGGCACCGGCCTCGACACCCGGGGCGGCCCCCTTCCGGCCCTTCCGCCGCTTTAG